One window of Chamaesiphon minutus PCC 6605 genomic DNA carries:
- a CDS encoding chlorophyll a/b-binding protein, whose translation MQTSTPKKDEIQFGFTPSAELLNGRLAMIGFVAALITELVTGQGTLHFLGLM comes from the coding sequence ATGCAGACTTCTACACCCAAAAAAGACGAAATTCAATTCGGTTTTACTCCTTCAGCAGAACTCTTAAACGGACGTCTGGCGATGATCGGCTTCGTTGCAGCCCTCATCACTGAATTAGTCACCGGACAAGGAACCTTACACTTCCTTGGATTGATGTAA